One Mycobacterium sp. SMC-4 DNA window includes the following coding sequences:
- the gcvP gene encoding aminomethyl-transferring glycine dehydrogenase, with product MSDQSRSNAFVDRHIGPDARAVETLLNTIGVDSLDDLAAKALPAGILDQVSGDGVAPGLEPLPAPATEAEALAELRALADSNTVAVSMIGQGYYDTLTPPVLLRNIMENPAWYTAYTPYQPEISQGRLEALLNFQTMVTDLTGLEVANASMLDEGTAAAEAMTLMQRAVRGSARLLAVDTDVYRQTAAILSTRAQPLGIEIVTADLRQGLPDGDFFGVIVQLPGASGCVNDWSALIKQAHDRGALVAVGADLLAMTLITPPGEIGADVAFGTTQRFGVPMGFGGPHAGYLAVHSKHARQLPGRLVGVSVDADGAPAYRLALQTREQHIRRDKATSNICTAQVLLAVMAGMYASYHGAEGLTAIAQRVHGHARTLAAGLTAGGVEVVHDTFFDTVLARIPGAARGVQAAAKERGVNIWLVDEDHVSVACDEATTVGHVADVLGAFSVETPDHDYTGPTIATRTSSFLTHPAFTRFRTETEMMRYLRSLADKDIALDRSMIPLGSCTMKLNAAAEMEAITWPEFGRQHPFAPASDTAGLRRLIADLETWLSGITGYDRISLQPNAGSQGEYAGLLAIQAYHAARGDSARNVCLIPSSAHGTNAASAALAGMKVVVVGCRPNGDVDLDDLRSKVAEHADRLSALMITYPSTHGVYEHDVADICAAVHDAGGQVYVDGANLNALVGLARPGRFGGDVSHLNLHKTFCIPHGGGGPGVGPVAVRAHLAPYLPGHPLAAELSDDLTVSAAPYGSASILPITWAYIRMMGAQGLRSATLVAIASANYIARRLDEYYPVLYTGENGMVAHECILDLRAITKSTGVTVDDVAKRLADYGFHAPTMSFPVAGTLMVEPTESESLAEVDAFCEAMISIRAEIDQVGSGAWPVDDNPLRNAPHTAECLLVEQWTHPYTREQAAYPLGKAFRPKVWPPVRRIDGAYGDRNLVCSCPPVEAFA from the coding sequence GTGTCTGATCAGTCTCGCTCCAACGCATTCGTCGACCGCCACATCGGCCCTGACGCGCGCGCCGTCGAAACCCTGCTGAACACCATCGGTGTCGACTCGCTCGATGACCTCGCAGCCAAGGCGCTGCCCGCCGGAATTCTCGACCAGGTCTCGGGCGACGGAGTCGCTCCCGGGCTGGAACCGTTACCCGCGCCGGCGACCGAGGCAGAGGCGCTCGCCGAACTCCGCGCACTGGCCGATTCGAACACCGTCGCGGTGTCGATGATCGGGCAGGGCTACTACGACACGCTCACTCCGCCGGTGTTGCTGCGCAACATCATGGAGAACCCGGCCTGGTACACGGCCTACACGCCGTACCAACCCGAGATCAGTCAGGGTCGACTCGAGGCGCTGCTCAATTTCCAGACCATGGTCACCGATCTGACCGGCCTGGAGGTCGCCAACGCGTCGATGCTCGACGAGGGCACCGCGGCCGCAGAGGCGATGACGTTGATGCAGCGCGCGGTGCGTGGTTCGGCCCGCCTGCTGGCAGTCGACACCGATGTCTACCGCCAGACCGCTGCGATCCTGTCGACCCGGGCGCAGCCGCTGGGCATCGAGATCGTCACCGCCGACCTGCGTCAGGGGTTACCGGACGGCGACTTTTTCGGCGTCATCGTCCAACTGCCCGGCGCCAGCGGATGCGTCAACGACTGGAGTGCGCTGATCAAGCAGGCCCACGATCGCGGCGCACTGGTGGCCGTGGGTGCGGACCTGCTGGCGATGACTTTGATCACCCCGCCCGGCGAGATCGGTGCCGATGTGGCGTTCGGCACCACCCAGCGCTTCGGTGTCCCGATGGGGTTCGGGGGACCGCACGCCGGATATCTGGCCGTTCACTCCAAGCACGCCCGCCAACTGCCGGGGCGCCTGGTCGGGGTGTCGGTCGACGCCGACGGCGCGCCCGCCTACCGGCTCGCGCTGCAGACCCGCGAGCAGCACATTCGTCGCGACAAGGCCACCAGCAACATCTGCACCGCACAGGTGTTGTTGGCCGTGATGGCGGGCATGTATGCCAGCTATCACGGCGCCGAGGGGCTTACCGCGATCGCTCAGCGCGTGCACGGTCACGCCCGCACGCTGGCCGCCGGACTGACAGCCGGCGGGGTCGAGGTTGTGCACGACACTTTCTTCGACACGGTGCTCGCACGCATCCCCGGCGCCGCCCGCGGCGTTCAGGCCGCCGCCAAGGAACGCGGCGTCAACATCTGGCTCGTCGACGAGGACCACGTCTCAGTGGCGTGCGACGAAGCGACCACCGTCGGCCACGTGGCCGATGTGCTGGGCGCATTCTCGGTCGAGACCCCAGACCATGACTACACCGGGCCGACAATCGCGACGCGCACCTCGAGCTTCCTCACCCATCCGGCCTTCACCCGGTTCCGCACCGAGACCGAGATGATGCGCTACCTGCGCTCGCTGGCCGACAAGGACATCGCACTGGACCGCAGCATGATTCCGCTCGGTTCGTGCACGATGAAGCTGAACGCCGCCGCCGAGATGGAGGCCATCACGTGGCCGGAGTTCGGCCGTCAGCACCCATTCGCCCCGGCATCGGACACGGCCGGGCTACGGCGGTTGATCGCGGATCTGGAGACGTGGTTGAGCGGCATCACCGGCTACGACCGCATTTCCTTGCAGCCCAACGCCGGCTCCCAAGGGGAGTATGCGGGCCTGCTGGCGATCCAGGCCTACCACGCCGCGCGCGGGGATTCGGCACGCAATGTGTGTCTGATCCCGTCGAGCGCACATGGCACCAATGCCGCCTCGGCAGCCCTGGCCGGGATGAAGGTCGTCGTCGTGGGATGCCGCCCCAACGGTGACGTCGACCTCGATGACCTGCGATCCAAGGTGGCCGAGCACGCTGACCGGTTGTCGGCGCTGATGATCACCTACCCGTCCACCCATGGCGTGTACGAGCACGATGTGGCCGACATCTGTGCCGCTGTGCACGACGCCGGCGGGCAGGTCTATGTCGACGGCGCCAACCTCAACGCGCTGGTCGGACTCGCCCGACCGGGGCGGTTCGGTGGGGATGTCAGCCATCTGAACCTGCATAAGACGTTCTGCATCCCGCACGGCGGTGGCGGGCCGGGCGTCGGGCCGGTCGCGGTGCGCGCGCACCTGGCGCCCTATCTGCCCGGTCACCCGCTGGCCGCGGAGCTGTCCGATGACCTCACCGTGTCCGCCGCGCCGTACGGGTCCGCATCGATCCTGCCGATCACGTGGGCCTACATCCGGATGATGGGCGCCCAGGGCCTGCGCTCGGCCACCCTGGTGGCCATCGCGTCGGCCAACTACATCGCCCGTCGGCTCGATGAGTACTACCCGGTGCTCTACACCGGTGAGAACGGCATGGTCGCCCACGAGTGCATCCTCGACCTGCGGGCGATCACCAAGTCCACCGGCGTCACCGTCGATGACGTGGCCAAACGGCTCGCCGACTACGGGTTCCACGCCCCGACCATGAGCTTCCCGGTGGCCGGCACGTTGATGGTCGAACCGACCGAGAGCGAGTCGTTGGCCGAGGTCGATGCGTTCTGCGAGGCGATGATCTCGATCCGAGCTGAGATCGACCAGGTCGGGTCGGGCGCCTGGCCAGTTGATGACAACCCGCTTCGCAACGCACCGCACACCGCGGAGTGCCTGCTGGTTGAGCAATGGACCCACCCTTACACCCGCGAGCAGGCCGCATATCCGCTCGGCAAGGCGTTCCGACCCAAAGTCTGGCCGCCGGTCCGGCGGATCGACGGCGCATATGGCGATCGCAACCTGGTGTGCTCGTGCCCGCCCGTGGAGGCCTTCGCCTGA
- a CDS encoding thioesterase II family protein: MTEDAAGKTPKLFIFPHAGGSPQYYVPFAKAFATDIKRTAVQYPGQRGKQDFASFTDLPALADEVLKMVSPDADHGGPISFFGHSMGALLAFEVARRFEDAGRPISTLFVSACAAPGLVGFEDVPDTDDGLLAAVSTLTGASPEFMQNSAFAAAILPTLKGLKAIANYNVAPEVTLSCPIHAYYGDDDEIATTEKVMPWAQRTAAEFTAREFPGHHFYLLEQLNELVPDLEEKVWARSRAVN, encoded by the coding sequence ATGACAGAGGACGCTGCGGGCAAGACCCCGAAGTTGTTCATCTTTCCGCACGCCGGTGGCTCGCCGCAGTACTACGTGCCGTTCGCCAAGGCGTTCGCCACGGACATCAAGCGAACCGCCGTGCAGTATCCCGGCCAACGCGGCAAGCAGGACTTCGCGTCGTTCACCGACCTCCCTGCGCTGGCCGACGAGGTGCTCAAGATGGTTTCACCGGACGCCGACCACGGCGGCCCGATCAGCTTCTTCGGCCACAGCATGGGCGCGCTGTTGGCTTTCGAGGTGGCGCGACGCTTCGAGGACGCCGGCAGGCCGATCTCGACGCTGTTCGTCTCGGCCTGCGCTGCGCCGGGCCTGGTCGGCTTCGAGGACGTGCCCGACACCGATGACGGGTTGCTGGCGGCGGTCAGCACGTTGACCGGTGCGAGCCCGGAGTTCATGCAGAACTCCGCGTTTGCCGCGGCGATTCTGCCCACACTCAAGGGGCTCAAGGCCATCGCAAACTACAACGTCGCACCCGAGGTGACGCTGTCCTGCCCGATCCACGCGTACTACGGCGACGACGATGAGATCGCCACGACGGAGAAGGTCATGCCCTGGGCCCAGCGCACCGCCGCGGAGTTCACGGCGCGGGAGTTTCCCGGTCATCACTTCTACCTGTTGGAACAGCTCAATGAGCTGGTGCCCGACTTGGAAGAAAAAGTCTGGGCGCGTAGCCGTGCGGTGAATTAA
- a CDS encoding AMP-binding protein, producing the protein MPLLESTIPGVLAERARLQPNEAAYTFIDYDVDPNGFAETLTWAQVYQRVQVVAEELLRHGTKGDRAAILAPQGLEYIIAFYGAMQAGFIAVPLPVPAMGQLDERVNGALRDCQPVAVLTTSAAVGEIMTYVGAQSGAPTPAVIEVDALDFDSPNTVEVNVGPLPKTAYLQYTSGSTRAPAGVIMTHRNVIANVKQVFDDYMEHRDGIPPQDITMVSWLPFYHDMGLIQGVFASLLTPSERGGLHGRPAMLMSPVAFLQKPARWIQQLATYSHSWSAAPNFAFELAVRRTKDEDLDGMDLSGVLGIISGSERIHSATIRRFNERFAKFGMPDTTVRPSYGLAEATLYVISAPMGHTPSTVRFDYEKLAAGHAERCGAEGGSELVSYGAPRSSTVRIVDPETRTENPDGKVGEIWVHGDQVAMGYWRNPQQTERTFGGEMADPTPGTPTSQWLRTGDLGVMSEGEMFIIGRIKDLLIVDGRNHYPDDIEATIQEITGGRVAAISVLDDTSEQLVAIAELKKRGDSETEALDKLRAVKREVASAIKKSHSVRVADLVLVAPGSIPITTSGKIRRSACVDRYRQDEFSRLDVTT; encoded by the coding sequence ATGCCGTTGCTTGAGTCGACCATCCCTGGCGTTCTCGCCGAGCGCGCGCGGTTGCAGCCCAACGAAGCGGCCTACACCTTCATCGACTACGACGTCGATCCCAACGGGTTCGCCGAGACGCTGACCTGGGCGCAGGTCTACCAGCGGGTCCAGGTGGTCGCCGAGGAGTTGCTGCGCCACGGGACCAAGGGGGACCGCGCCGCCATCCTCGCCCCGCAAGGGCTCGAGTACATCATTGCCTTCTACGGGGCGATGCAGGCGGGCTTCATCGCCGTTCCGCTGCCGGTGCCCGCCATGGGCCAGCTCGACGAGCGCGTGAACGGCGCGCTGCGCGACTGCCAGCCCGTGGCCGTGCTGACCACCTCGGCGGCCGTCGGCGAGATCATGACCTACGTCGGCGCGCAGTCGGGGGCCCCGACCCCGGCGGTCATCGAGGTCGACGCACTGGATTTCGATTCGCCGAACACCGTCGAGGTCAATGTCGGGCCGCTGCCCAAGACCGCCTACCTGCAGTACACCTCGGGCTCCACGCGTGCGCCCGCCGGCGTGATCATGACCCATCGCAACGTGATCGCCAACGTGAAGCAGGTGTTCGACGACTATATGGAGCACCGCGACGGCATTCCGCCGCAGGACATCACCATGGTGTCGTGGCTGCCCTTTTACCACGACATGGGCCTGATCCAGGGCGTCTTCGCGTCTCTGCTCACGCCGTCCGAACGCGGTGGTCTGCACGGCCGCCCGGCCATGCTGATGAGCCCGGTCGCGTTCCTGCAGAAGCCGGCCCGCTGGATCCAGCAGCTGGCGACCTACTCCCATTCCTGGTCGGCGGCGCCGAACTTCGCGTTCGAGCTCGCGGTGCGCCGCACCAAGGACGAGGACCTCGACGGTATGGACCTCAGCGGCGTGCTGGGCATCATCAGCGGCAGTGAACGCATCCACTCGGCGACCATCCGCCGCTTCAACGAGCGCTTCGCCAAGTTCGGCATGCCCGACACCACCGTGCGCCCGTCTTACGGGCTGGCCGAGGCCACGCTGTACGTCATCTCCGCGCCGATGGGCCACACCCCGTCGACGGTACGGTTCGACTACGAGAAGCTCGCCGCCGGCCACGCCGAGCGCTGCGGCGCCGAGGGCGGGTCCGAGCTGGTCAGCTACGGCGCCCCGCGGTCGTCGACGGTGCGCATCGTCGATCCGGAGACTCGTACCGAGAACCCCGACGGCAAGGTCGGGGAGATCTGGGTGCACGGCGACCAGGTCGCAATGGGGTATTGGCGCAACCCGCAACAGACCGAGCGCACCTTCGGCGGCGAAATGGCCGACCCCACGCCGGGAACCCCGACCAGCCAGTGGTTGCGCACCGGCGATCTGGGCGTGATGAGCGAGGGCGAGATGTTCATCATCGGCCGGATCAAGGATCTGTTGATCGTCGACGGTCGCAACCATTACCCCGACGACATCGAGGCCACCATCCAGGAGATCACCGGTGGCCGCGTCGCGGCGATCTCGGTGCTCGACGACACCAGCGAGCAGCTGGTGGCCATCGCCGAGCTCAAGAAGCGGGGCGACTCCGAAACCGAGGCGCTCGACAAGCTGCGCGCCGTCAAGCGTGAGGTCGCCTCGGCGATCAAGAAGTCTCACAGCGTCCGGGTCGCCGACCTGGTCCTGGTGGCGCCCGGCTCCATCCCGATCACGACCAGCGGCAAGATTCGTCGTTCGGCCTGTGTGGACCGGTACCGCCAGGACGAGTTCAGCCGACTGGACGTCACCACATGA
- a CDS encoding type I polyketide synthase: MTAEFDEAAIRHWLVDYLVTNIGCSPDEIDLDAPLNDLAVGSSDAVVLTGELSELLGRTISPVEFWQYPTISSLAKFLTGGEVEPLVDSAAQVGSTDEAIAVVGLGCRLPGDVHGPDEYWNFLMEGRSGVREVPPERWKVFENGSPEDVAALAGTTRWGSFLSDVDAFDAEFFEISPSEADKMDPQQRLLLEVTHEALEHAGIPAESLRHSQTGVFAGACVSEYAFLSTAQLSQVDSWSGTGGALSIIANRVSYFFDLRGPSVTVDTACSSSLVAIHLACQSLRSGDSNLALAGGVNLVLAPAVTRSFDQLEAMSRSGRCHAFDARADGFVRGEGAGVAVLKRLSDAVRDGDRVLAVIRGSAVNQDGRSNGLMAPNPAAQMAVLRWAYAAAGVEPREVDYVEAHGTGTLLGDPIEARALGTVLGRGRGADAPLLIGSVKSNLGHLEAAAGIAGFAKAVLALTHQQIPANLGYESPNPHIPFDKLRLKVVDAHTDWAPQGRPRRAGVSSFGFGGTNAHIVLEQAPAMAPAPAPADPVISTLVISGKNPARIASTAAMLADWMSDQGAEVALADIAHTLNHHRTHHPKFATVAARDRDQAITGLRALAAGHSAPGVVPAPSTGRRNGTVFVYSGQGSQWAGMARQLLTDEPAFAEAINRIEPTFTEHVGFSLRDVIANGETVVGIERIQPVLVGIQLALTELWRSYEVQPDAVIGHSMGEVTAAVVSGALSLADGLTVIATRSRLMSRLAGQGAMALIELDADATTELLAGYPDVTLAVHASPRQTVVAGPPEQVDGVIAAVSARELLARRIEVDVASHHPTIDPILPELREALADLSPGTPTIPLITTTVDHTGPTPTFDADYWVTNLRNPVRFSQAVTAAGAELGTFIEVSPHPLLTYAIADTLSGAQHQTIATLQRGEDDTLTFHTNLNATHTTHPPQSPHRTEPHVALPLTPWHHSRHWISTESWVRSGAGSAPRLGTLLGEHTAVATTPPAHLWQARLVSEAKPYPGYHRIQGVEVVPMAVLLNTLSAAAAEVGVQGVGDLRFFQPIVLSQPQVIQVVVEDEIITVSSAPSADAPAHRWVKHVSARATNAAAAAVVAAEGELAALDAADIAELQKKWGVDGNPFRWTIESCHTGQGALRAEVALIDEAAVALLDASVNAARLVDTSDTRLLVPSDVESIRIADVGVGSTGVVQARRRATADDELVVDVVATGTDGTPCVEIRGLRFADVEASAPHAVRDADPRRVAHALDWQPWLPDNSDAPGPQRDIAIIGEGETAQALRDAVTAGGHRAADVAEASCVVYVADTASTGGADLDVAVRQSAEVAALVSRLVEQGGAHPPALWLVTRGVLEADTAAALQQSPLWGLAGVIGAEQPEVWGGLVDLPADGDLDDAVTAVAALLPTPARTTLAWRAGSFLSRELVALDTEPVGEPLRCRADGTYLITGGLGALGLLMAEWLADRGARRLLLAGRTPLPPRREWDSDDLDAATRGKIAAVRALELRGVTVEAVSLDIGSADALRALVARRDADGAAPIRGVIHAAGISDSQLLTDVDESRLQATMWPKIAGAAALHEVFPVAELDFCYLTGTAGTAFGIPGQGAYAAANAYLDALARARHGQGGHTVSLAFVAWQGLGFGAEAQIVVAELARLGSRPITPTEAFAAWEHTHRYPLAQAVLVPMESDDVAGPGAGGAPEAPTRDWSTMSPAEVHAELAQGLRAILASELRIPEDQVEVDLPFAELGLNSVMAMSIRQQAEQLVGLQLSATMLWNHPTIGALAGFLAEKLLPESSSEDDPGDTEDSSDSVLDSLFDSVESESRI, encoded by the coding sequence ATGACGGCAGAATTCGATGAAGCCGCGATCAGGCACTGGCTGGTCGACTACCTCGTAACCAACATCGGGTGCAGTCCCGACGAGATCGATCTAGACGCGCCGCTCAACGATCTCGCGGTGGGCTCCAGTGACGCCGTCGTGCTGACCGGAGAGCTGTCGGAACTGCTCGGGCGCACCATTTCACCGGTGGAGTTCTGGCAGTACCCGACGATCAGCTCGTTGGCCAAATTCCTCACCGGCGGTGAGGTGGAGCCGCTCGTCGACTCCGCAGCCCAGGTCGGCTCCACCGACGAGGCGATCGCCGTCGTCGGCTTGGGGTGCCGGCTGCCCGGTGACGTTCACGGACCCGACGAATACTGGAATTTCCTCATGGAAGGACGCTCCGGGGTTCGCGAGGTACCTCCCGAACGTTGGAAGGTTTTCGAGAACGGCTCACCTGAAGACGTCGCAGCCCTGGCGGGTACCACCCGCTGGGGCTCGTTTCTGAGTGATGTCGACGCCTTCGACGCGGAGTTCTTCGAGATCTCGCCGAGTGAGGCCGACAAGATGGATCCGCAGCAGCGGTTGCTGCTCGAGGTCACTCACGAGGCACTCGAGCATGCGGGCATCCCTGCAGAGTCGCTACGGCACTCCCAGACCGGCGTGTTTGCCGGTGCGTGTGTCAGCGAATACGCCTTCCTGTCGACCGCGCAGCTGAGCCAGGTCGACTCATGGTCGGGCACCGGGGGCGCGTTGAGCATCATTGCTAATCGGGTGTCGTATTTCTTTGATTTGCGGGGTCCGTCGGTGACGGTGGATACGGCGTGTTCGTCGTCGTTGGTGGCGATTCATTTGGCGTGTCAGAGTTTGCGGTCGGGGGATTCGAATCTGGCGTTGGCCGGTGGGGTGAACCTGGTGTTGGCTCCGGCGGTGACCCGCAGCTTCGACCAACTCGAAGCGATGTCGCGCAGCGGGCGTTGTCATGCGTTTGATGCGCGTGCTGATGGGTTCGTGCGGGGTGAGGGCGCGGGTGTGGCCGTGCTCAAACGCCTCTCTGATGCGGTGCGTGACGGGGATCGGGTGTTGGCGGTGATCCGGGGGTCGGCGGTCAATCAGGACGGCCGTTCCAACGGGTTGATGGCGCCGAATCCGGCGGCCCAGATGGCGGTGCTGCGCTGGGCCTATGCCGCAGCCGGGGTCGAGCCGCGCGAGGTCGATTACGTCGAGGCCCACGGCACCGGCACGTTGCTCGGTGATCCGATCGAGGCGCGCGCGTTGGGCACGGTGCTGGGCCGCGGTCGCGGTGCCGATGCCCCGTTGTTGATCGGTTCGGTCAAGTCCAATCTGGGCCATTTGGAAGCCGCTGCCGGTATCGCCGGGTTCGCCAAAGCCGTGTTGGCGCTGACCCATCAGCAGATCCCGGCCAACCTGGGCTATGAGAGCCCCAACCCGCACATCCCGTTCGACAAGCTGCGTCTCAAAGTGGTCGACGCCCACACCGACTGGGCCCCCCAAGGCCGGCCGCGCCGGGCCGGGGTGTCCTCGTTCGGGTTCGGTGGCACCAACGCCCACATCGTGCTCGAACAGGCCCCCGCGATGGCCCCGGCCCCCGCCCCGGCCGACCCGGTGATCTCCACCTTGGTGATCTCAGGCAAGAACCCGGCCCGTATCGCCTCGACGGCGGCCATGCTCGCCGACTGGATGAGCGATCAGGGCGCCGAGGTCGCGTTGGCCGATATCGCCCACACCCTCAACCACCACCGCACCCATCACCCCAAGTTCGCCACCGTGGCCGCCCGCGACCGTGACCAGGCCATCACCGGTCTGCGCGCGCTGGCCGCCGGTCACAGCGCCCCCGGGGTGGTGCCCGCACCCTCCACCGGGCGCCGTAACGGCACCGTGTTCGTCTACTCCGGTCAAGGCTCCCAATGGGCCGGCATGGCCCGCCAACTACTCACCGACGAACCCGCCTTCGCCGAAGCCATCAACCGCATCGAACCCACCTTCACCGAACACGTCGGTTTCTCCCTGCGCGACGTGATCGCCAACGGAGAGACAGTCGTCGGCATCGAACGCATCCAGCCGGTGCTCGTGGGCATCCAGCTGGCGCTGACCGAGCTGTGGCGCTCCTACGAAGTGCAGCCCGACGCGGTCATCGGCCACTCCATGGGCGAAGTCACCGCCGCAGTGGTCTCGGGCGCACTGAGCCTGGCAGACGGCCTCACAGTCATCGCCACCCGCTCCCGACTGATGTCCCGCCTGGCCGGCCAAGGCGCGATGGCGCTGATCGAACTCGATGCCGACGCCACGACCGAGCTACTGGCCGGCTATCCCGATGTCACGCTCGCGGTGCACGCCTCGCCGCGCCAGACCGTGGTCGCCGGCCCGCCTGAGCAGGTCGACGGCGTCATCGCCGCGGTGTCGGCCCGTGAGCTGCTGGCCCGCCGGATCGAGGTCGACGTGGCGTCGCACCATCCGACGATCGACCCGATCCTGCCGGAGCTGCGGGAGGCCCTGGCCGATCTGTCACCCGGCACCCCGACGATCCCGTTGATCACCACGACCGTCGACCACACCGGTCCCACGCCGACGTTCGACGCCGATTACTGGGTGACCAACCTGCGCAATCCGGTGCGCTTCAGCCAGGCGGTCACTGCGGCAGGCGCGGAGCTGGGGACGTTCATCGAGGTCAGCCCGCACCCGCTGCTGACCTACGCGATCGCCGACACGTTGAGCGGGGCACAGCACCAGACCATCGCCACGCTGCAGCGCGGCGAGGACGACACGCTGACCTTCCACACCAATCTCAACGCCACCCACACCACGCATCCGCCGCAGAGCCCGCACAGGACCGAACCGCACGTGGCGTTGCCGCTGACGCCGTGGCACCACAGCAGGCACTGGATCAGCACCGAATCCTGGGTGCGCAGTGGGGCAGGTTCGGCACCTCGGCTGGGCACCCTGCTCGGGGAACACACAGCTGTGGCGACGACGCCGCCGGCGCACCTGTGGCAGGCGCGGTTGGTTTCCGAAGCCAAGCCGTATCCCGGCTACCACCGGATCCAGGGCGTCGAAGTAGTGCCGATGGCGGTGCTGCTGAACACCCTGTCGGCCGCCGCCGCCGAGGTGGGAGTGCAGGGCGTCGGCGATCTGCGCTTCTTCCAGCCCATCGTGCTGAGTCAGCCACAGGTGATCCAGGTGGTCGTCGAAGACGAGATCATCACGGTCTCCTCTGCTCCGTCGGCCGATGCTCCCGCCCACCGCTGGGTCAAGCACGTCAGCGCCCGTGCCACCAACGCCGCCGCTGCGGCGGTAGTGGCAGCCGAGGGTGAGTTGGCCGCGCTGGACGCTGCCGACATCGCCGAGCTGCAGAAGAAGTGGGGCGTCGACGGCAACCCGTTCCGGTGGACCATCGAGTCCTGCCACACCGGCCAGGGTGCGCTTCGCGCCGAGGTCGCGCTGATCGACGAGGCCGCGGTGGCACTGCTGGATGCGTCGGTCAACGCCGCACGGCTGGTCGACACCTCCGACACCCGGCTGCTGGTGCCGTCCGACGTCGAGAGCATCCGGATCGCCGATGTCGGCGTCGGCTCGACCGGGGTGGTGCAGGCGCGCCGCCGCGCCACCGCTGACGACGAGCTGGTCGTCGACGTGGTCGCCACCGGCACCGACGGGACACCCTGTGTCGAGATTAGGGGACTGCGCTTTGCCGACGTGGAGGCCAGTGCCCCACACGCCGTGCGCGACGCCGATCCGCGCCGCGTCGCGCACGCCCTCGACTGGCAACCGTGGCTTCCGGACAACTCGGATGCTCCGGGGCCGCAACGGGACATCGCGATCATCGGAGAGGGCGAGACCGCCCAGGCGCTGCGTGACGCGGTCACCGCGGGCGGTCACCGGGCAGCCGACGTGGCCGAGGCCTCGTGTGTCGTCTACGTCGCCGACACCGCAAGCACCGGCGGCGCCGACCTCGATGTCGCCGTGCGGCAATCCGCAGAGGTGGCCGCCTTGGTCAGCCGCCTGGTCGAACAGGGCGGTGCCCATCCGCCCGCGCTGTGGCTTGTCACGCGGGGGGTCCTGGAGGCCGACACCGCCGCTGCACTGCAACAGAGCCCGCTGTGGGGGCTGGCGGGCGTGATCGGCGCCGAGCAGCCGGAGGTGTGGGGCGGACTGGTGGACCTGCCCGCCGACGGCGACTTGGACGACGCGGTCACCGCCGTCGCCGCGCTGCTGCCGACACCGGCCCGAACCACCCTCGCGTGGCGCGCCGGAAGCTTCCTGAGTCGCGAACTGGTCGCGCTGGACACCGAGCCCGTGGGTGAACCGCTGCGCTGCCGGGCCGACGGCACCTACCTGATCACCGGTGGCCTGGGCGCGCTCGGCCTACTGATGGCCGAATGGCTGGCCGACCGCGGCGCCCGGCGGCTGCTGTTGGCCGGCCGGACGCCGCTGCCGCCCCGTCGCGAGTGGGACAGTGACGACCTCGATGCCGCGACACGCGGCAAGATCGCCGCAGTTCGCGCTCTGGAGTTACGCGGCGTGACCGTCGAGGCAGTCAGCCTCGACATCGGGTCGGCCGACGCACTGCGCGCGCTCGTCGCCAGGCGCGACGCCGACGGCGCCGCGCCGATCCGGGGCGTCATCCACGCCGCCGGCATCAGCGACAGCCAGCTGCTCACCGACGTCGACGAAAGCCGGTTGCAGGCCACGATGTGGCCCAAGATCGCCGGTGCTGCCGCGCTGCACGAGGTGTTTCCGGTCGCGGAGTTGGACTTCTGCTATTTGACCGGCACCGCGGGTACGGCCTTCGGCATCCCGGGGCAAGGTGCCTACGCAGCGGCCAACGCCTATCTCGACGCGCTGGCCCGAGCCCGGCACGGGCAGGGCGGCCATACCGTCAGCCTGGCGTTCGTGGCCTGGCAAGGGCTGGGCTTCGGCGCCGAGGCTCAGATCGTGGTTGCCGAACTCGCCCGACTCGGGTCGCGGCCGATCACGCCCACCGAGGCGTTTGCGGCCTGGGAGCACACCCACCGCTACCCGCTGGCCCAGGCGGTTCTGGTGCCGATGGAATCCGACGACGTCGCCGGCCCCGGCGCCGGCGGTGCGCCGGAGGCCCCGACCCGGGATTGGTCGACGATGTCACCGGCCGAGGTACACGCCGAGCTCGCCCAGGGTCTGCGCGCCATCCTGGCTTCGGAGCTGCGGATCCCCGAGGACCAGGTCGAAGTCGATCTGCCGTTCGCCGAGTTGGGCCTGAACTCGGTGATGGCGATGTCGATCCGCCAGCAGGCCGAGCAGCTCGTCGGGCTGCAGCTGTCGGCGACCATGCTGTGGAACCATCCGACCATCGGAGCCCTTGCCGGATTCCTGGCTGAGAAGCTACTGCCCGAAAGCTCTTCCGAGGACGATCCCGGCGATACCGAGGACTCGTCGGACAGCGTATTGGACTCGCTGTTCGACAGCGTGGAGTCGGAGAGCAGAATTTGA